The DNA segment TGGTGAGCAGTGTCGGTCGGTCGAGAGGTAAGTGTGGTGCTGCACGAGAATTGCGAAGTTGCATGTCGAGGGTCGGGAGAAGTTATCGCTGTTGTAAACTGGAAGGAGTTGTCGCGGTTATGCGTCAAAAGTGAACAGCCATCGAGAGTGAATAAAGGCTAGCTCGGCACATCACTGCTGCCTCTTGCGAAGCATACAGTTCTGAGGCCAAACCGTTTTTGCTGAATCGTGCAGCACATCGGCCACAGCGTTTTTGCTGAATTGTGCAGCATATGACTTTGCCGTGACCTGATCCGCGCCATGAAGGCTGCCTCGCGAACGTAATGTGCATGCATTGTACAAAGGGTATCTCTTCGCTCTCCTACCGTAATTTATGAGACAGTGCACTTCGGCGCGGCACGGTAAATGCTCCTCTCTTCTCCACGGAAATCCTTCGTGAGGCCGCTTCAGGACCAGCCATCCTGGAAACTATCTCCTTCAGTCCTCGTTCTCTTCACTTTCCAACCTCCTTCGCAGCCTCCTTCCCTTGGTTGAACGCCCGCGACACCAAGTTGCTCACACTGTCTCCCACGCGCTCTGTCACGCTTTGCCAGTCAACATTCGACACCGTTCGTACTTCGCGCTCAAGTGTAGCATTCCATTTGTCTTTCGCAGTTTCCCAAAGTCCTGCTTGTATTCTCCGATCTGTTTGAGGTGGGAGAGCTGGTTCGGGCGCGTATATGTTGGAGACGAGGTAGGCTTGTTGTCGTAGGAGAGCGGACTGGTGAGCTCGATTGCGAGCATGGAGTTCGGTGGAGAGGTAGAGGATTGAGGCTGTGAGTGTAAAGCCGCCGAGCTGGTCTTTGATTAGCGGCTGAATAGCGCAAGATCCATAGATACTGAACATACCAGCCCTGTTGTGAAGCCCATTGTGATTGTGTCTGGGAAGAGCGAAGTGAAGAGCGAAGGGAAGCGCTGGTTGGGAATCCGTGACGTCTGAAGCCAATGCTCCACCAGCGTGTtgaaccctaaccctaatgAAGACACCTCCGCTCTCCTCCGCTGTCGCGACCAACACCACCCCATCGAACCTGCCCCCGATCTTCTCTCCAGCCGCGAACAGTCTTCACAATGGCCGGAGGACTTGTCAAGTACCGCCACTTGTCGCGAAACTCAGCGCATCGCAAAGCACTTCTCCGAAATCTGGTCACATCCCTCATCGAGCACGAATCCATCACGACGACATGGCACAAAGCAAAAGAAGCGCAGCGTTTAGCGGAGAAATTGATCACATTGAGCAAGAGGAACACTATTGCGAGTAAACAAGGCGCGCAAGCAATACTATTTGTACGGAATTCACTTTCACCCACAAAGACCATGTCCTGAAACTAACATTTGTCCTTGTCCTCACAGGAACCCCACCGACACCTCCCTAAACTCTTCAACGAACTCCGAGAACGATACGCTTCCCGACCTGGTGGATACACACGTGTCCTCCGAATCGAGCCCGTGAAAGAGGACCAGGCCGCTTCTGCGATCCTCGAACTTGTCGATGGACCCAAGGATATGCGCCTTGCGATGACGGCGAAGAGTATCGCGCATGCACGGCAACAggcggaggaagaaggaaaagAGTTCAAGCTGGGAGACATGACGGCGTGGAATGTAAGAAAGGTCACGAGGTTCCGGAAAGAGGGAGAGAAGGACCTGGAACAGATGGTTGAGAAGTTTGAGAAGCTATTTGAGGAGGGTGATGAAGGTGTTgaggtggtgaagaagaagagagtatACCCTGATTTGGAAAGGAGTCGGTAGAGCCTTGCTTTGGGCATGGTGGCTTGAGGTTGGGAAAAGCTTTGTACAGCTGTGTTTTATGCATGAGCGTGGCGTTTGGGCAATGGAAATCGCAAAAGATAGGCGAGACCATGGTGTATGAGTACCATTGTATGTGCCAGCCACGCGGCCGAAGGATATCTTGAGCTCCTGCGTACACGGGGCCAAAACAAACAACGAGAGTACCAGCCCCTCGACTAAATCGTACTCCTTCTCACTAACGAAAGCCTACACTGACCCAGGGACTCGCAGTGTCTGCGATGCGAGATCAAGTAGGATCGGGCAAGAAAGGTATGAGACAGGGCACATGGTACACAAAAATTTGTCCAGCATCAACAGCTTCCTAATGCAAAGGTTGCGTCCAAAAAGCAAAACAACCGCCTCGCACGCGAACCTTCCATTCGATATGGGCTGGGACAAGGACAACATAGTCTCCATTAGGAACGATCGTCAAGCGCCCAACTTGGAAACGACTTACTGACTTGGCTATCACACCGAGAGGCGATCATTGATGCGCAAAAGGTCTAACTGGAATACAAATGCTGGCAGACACCGCCCAGAGAAGGCGATTTTGTTGAGCAGGCTGAATGCG comes from the Cercospora beticola chromosome 4, complete sequence genome and includes:
- a CDS encoding uncharacterized protein (antiSMASH:Cluster_13), with translation MGFTTGLLGGFTLTASILYLSTELHARNRAHQSALLRQQAYLVSNIYAPEPALPPQTDRRIQAGLWETAKDKWNATLEREVRTVSNVDWQSVTERVGDSVSNLVSRAFNQGKEAAKEVGK
- a CDS encoding mitochondrial 54S ribosomal protein bL17m (BUSCO:EOG09264MZ1~antiSMASH:Cluster_13) — encoded protein: MAGGLVKYRHLSRNSAHRKALLRNLVTSLIEHESITTTWHKAKEAQRLAEKLITLSKRNTIASKQGAQAILFEPHRHLPKLFNELRERYASRPGGYTRVLRIEPVKEDQAASAILELVDGPKDMRLAMTAKSIAHARQQAEEEGKEFKLGDMTAWNVRKVTRFRKEGEKDLEQMVEKFEKLFEEGDEGVEVVKKKRVYPDLERSR